CGGGAGAGGCTTTGAACAGCGGCGGGCGACTGTGAGGCCGCTAGCAGGGCGGGGGAGACGCGCAGTTCATCGCTGCCCGCCGCGCCCCGCTCGCTCTCGCCGACGGCGGCTGGCTCCGGCGGCAGCGGCCCCCGGAGCCGGACTGGGCAGATGGACGGCGCAGGAGCGTCGGCCAATTCGGGCTCCGGCGTGAGCCCAGCGTGGCGGGTGGAGGTGGGGAGTGAGCCATCGGCCAGGGCTTCCACATGAGCCTGCCGGACGCTGATGAGCCGTCGCTGAAGGGTCCGGTCCGATCCCCCCGCCGCCGCGTTCTGACTTGCTCCGCCCCGGCGCGGCGTTCATCCGGTGTGGGCCACGACGGTCCTGATGTCCGCACTGGACATGCGGATGCACCTTTGCTCTTGAACGGGACAAGGAAATGAACGTACGAGAACTATGGCTGGGTTGATCGTTTTCCGGGCTGCGGGTGCCACGGTGGTATCGACAGCGTGGTCCAGGCGCGCAGCAGCCACTCCAGCGGGCCGTAGGCGTGGTGTCGCAGCCACCATCGGCTGGCCGCTGTCTGTACCGCGAACAAGGTCAAGGCGATCGCCGCGACTCCGATGGGTGGGACGCGGCCGACCAGGGCGGCCCCGAAGCCGGTGAACAGCAGGGCGCAGACCAGGGACTGACCGAGGTAGTTGGTCAACGACATGCGGCCCGCCGGCGCGAGCGCGGTGACCACGATCTGGCCGCGGCGGCCGTGGGTGAGGCGGAGCACGGTCGCCGCGTAGGCGGCGGCCAGCAGGGGAGCGGTGATCACGTCGAGGCCCATGGCGAAGAGCTGGTAGGCGGACTCGGGGTGGTTCAGGCTCGCGTCCGCGTACACGATGGCGCCCGGCAGCCCGACCGTGAAGCCGACCCACTGGAGTCGCCGCAGGAGCCGCTGGTGCCGGTCGGTGTCCGCGAGGGCTCGCCGGCGTCCGGCTGCCAGGCCCAGCAGGAAGGCGGCGAGCGCGGACGGCGCCTGGAAGAAGACCAACAGGAAGGCCACGTCCGGGAGTTCCTCGAGGTGGGCGCCGATGACCGATGCCGGTCCACCGCGCAGGGCCTCGGTCGCCTGGGCTGCGGCAGCTGCCGTGGACGGAGAGATCGTGCCGTCCCCGCCTGCGTGGCCGGCGGCGAGTGCGAGGAGCGCGTATGCGACGGCGGTCACCGCGAGGAGTGCCACCGCGATCCGTACTGCGGTACGGGGTCGGATGCGGCGCAGCGCGAGCAGGATCAGCCCCAGGACGGCGTACAGGGTGAGGATGTCGCCGGGAAAGAGGACGACGGCGTGCACGACGCCGATCACGAACAGCCCGGTCAGGCGCCTCAGGAAGCGTGGTGTGAACCGGGCGCCGCGCCGCTCGGCCGAGTCGATCTGCAGCGTGAAGCTGTAGCCGAACAGGAACGAGAACAGCAGGAAGAACTTCGCCTCGAAGAGCACCGCCACCAGCCATCGGACGGCCTCACTCACCGGGCCGCCGAGGCCCGGGTCCTCCAGGCCGGTGCCGTGATAGGCGGAGGCGATGTAGGTGATGTTGACCATCAGGATGCCGAGCAGCGCGAAGCCGCGCAGCGCGTCCACCTGTGCCAGCCGGGCGCCGCCGCTCTGCCGCTGCTGCCTTGTCGGGGGGTGCGGGGGGCTCTCGTTACGCGGTCGAACGATCACGTCACTCCTCAGAACCTATCGAAACTAAAACGGTCGTTTCGAATACGAGCGT
Above is a genomic segment from Streptomyces sp. NBC_01381 containing:
- a CDS encoding DUF418 domain-containing protein yields the protein MIVRPRNESPPHPPTRQQRQSGGARLAQVDALRGFALLGILMVNITYIASAYHGTGLEDPGLGGPVSEAVRWLVAVLFEAKFFLLFSFLFGYSFTLQIDSAERRGARFTPRFLRRLTGLFVIGVVHAVVLFPGDILTLYAVLGLILLALRRIRPRTAVRIAVALLAVTAVAYALLALAAGHAGGDGTISPSTAAAAAQATEALRGGPASVIGAHLEELPDVAFLLVFFQAPSALAAFLLGLAAGRRRALADTDRHQRLLRRLQWVGFTVGLPGAIVYADASLNHPESAYQLFAMGLDVITAPLLAAAYAATVLRLTHGRRGQIVVTALAPAGRMSLTNYLGQSLVCALLFTGFGAALVGRVPPIGVAAIALTLFAVQTAASRWWLRHHAYGPLEWLLRAWTTLSIPPWHPQPGKRSTQP